From Spirosoma aerolatum, one genomic window encodes:
- a CDS encoding YceI family protein, whose product MATETATTTTWAIDPSHSEVQFKVKHLVISTVTGSFGAFEGTVESEGDDFSNAKVSFSADIDSISTGHEQRDGHLKSADFFDAENHPKLTFVSTSMTKVDDDTYTVTGDLTIRGTTKPITLKAEYGGQMGDFYGQTKAGFELSGIIKRKEFGLSWDAVTEAGGVVVSDDVKLVLNIQLTKQS is encoded by the coding sequence ATGGCAACGGAAACCGCCACTACGACAACCTGGGCAATCGATCCTTCACACTCTGAAGTACAATTTAAAGTAAAACACCTCGTTATTTCGACCGTTACAGGCTCGTTTGGTGCCTTTGAAGGAACGGTAGAAAGCGAAGGTGATGATTTCAGCAACGCAAAAGTTTCTTTCTCGGCCGATATTGACAGCATCAGCACGGGTCATGAGCAACGGGATGGGCACCTGAAATCAGCCGATTTCTTTGATGCCGAAAATCACCCAAAACTGACATTCGTATCGACCAGCATGACGAAAGTTGACGACGATACCTATACTGTCACTGGCGATCTGACCATTCGGGGTACTACGAAACCTATAACACTGAAAGCGGAATACGGCGGTCAGATGGGCGATTTCTATGGTCAGACCAAAGCCGGTTTTGAACTGTCGGGTATCATCAAACGGAAAGAATTTGGCCTGTCGTGGGATGCTGTTACTGAAGCGGGTGGCGTCGTTGTAAGCGACGATGTGAAACTTGTCCTGAACATCCAATTGACGAAACAGAGCTAA